The Streptomyces aurantiacus genome includes a region encoding these proteins:
- the gatB gene encoding Asp-tRNA(Asn)/Glu-tRNA(Gln) amidotransferase subunit GatB — MTATTDLVSYEDALASYDPVMGLEVHVELGTRTKMFCGCSTELGAEPNSQTCPTCLGMPGALPAVNAIGVESAIKIGLALHCEIAEWCRFARKNYFYPDMPKNFQTSQYDEPIAFNGYLDVQLEDGEVFRVEIERAHMEEDTGKSLHVGGATGRIHGASHSLLDYNRAGIPLIEIVTKPIEGAGERAPEVAKAYVAELRELIKALGVSEARMEMGQMRCDVNLSLRPHGREKFGTRSETKNVNSLRSVERAARFEIQRHAAVLNDGGTIIQETRHFHEDTGSTTSGRVKEEAEDYRYFPEPDLVPVAPSREWVEELRAGLPEQPLARRNRLREEWGVSAHDMQSMLNAGAIDLIVATIAAGADAASARKRWMGELSRTANESGVSLDALAITPEQVARVTALVDEGSLNDKLARQVIEGVLKGEGTPDEVVEKRGLKVVSDEGALTAAVDEAIAGNPGVADKIRAGKVAAAGALVGAVMKATRGQADAARVKELILEKLGAEG, encoded by the coding sequence GTGACTGCCACGACTGACCTGGTGTCGTACGAGGACGCGCTGGCGTCCTACGACCCCGTCATGGGCCTCGAGGTCCATGTCGAACTCGGCACCAGGACCAAGATGTTCTGCGGGTGCTCCACCGAGCTGGGTGCCGAGCCCAACTCGCAGACCTGCCCGACCTGCCTCGGCATGCCCGGCGCACTGCCGGCCGTCAACGCGATCGGCGTCGAGTCCGCCATCAAGATCGGTCTCGCGCTGCACTGCGAGATCGCCGAGTGGTGCCGCTTCGCCCGGAAGAACTACTTCTATCCGGACATGCCGAAGAACTTCCAGACCTCCCAGTACGACGAGCCGATCGCCTTCAACGGCTATCTGGACGTCCAGCTGGAGGACGGCGAGGTCTTCCGCGTGGAGATCGAGCGCGCCCACATGGAGGAGGACACCGGGAAGTCGCTGCACGTCGGCGGCGCCACGGGCCGTATCCACGGCGCCTCGCACTCGCTGCTCGACTACAACCGCGCCGGTATCCCGCTCATCGAGATCGTCACCAAGCCGATCGAGGGTGCGGGCGAGCGCGCTCCCGAGGTCGCCAAGGCGTACGTCGCCGAGCTGCGCGAGCTCATCAAGGCGCTCGGTGTGTCCGAGGCCCGCATGGAGATGGGCCAGATGCGCTGCGACGTGAACCTGTCGCTGCGCCCGCACGGCCGGGAGAAGTTCGGCACGCGCAGCGAGACGAAGAACGTCAACTCGCTGCGTTCCGTCGAGCGTGCGGCCCGCTTCGAGATCCAGCGGCACGCGGCCGTCCTCAACGACGGCGGAACGATCATCCAGGAGACCCGTCACTTCCACGAGGACACGGGCTCCACGACCTCGGGCCGGGTGAAGGAGGAGGCGGAGGACTACCGCTACTTCCCCGAGCCGGACCTCGTCCCGGTCGCCCCGTCCCGCGAGTGGGTCGAGGAACTGCGCGCGGGCCTGCCCGAGCAGCCGCTGGCGCGCCGCAACCGGCTGCGCGAGGAGTGGGGCGTCAGCGCCCACGACATGCAGTCGATGCTCAACGCCGGTGCCATCGACCTGATCGTCGCCACCATCGCGGCGGGCGCCGACGCGGCCTCCGCGCGCAAGCGGTGGATGGGTGAACTGTCGCGCACGGCCAACGAGTCGGGGGTCTCCCTGGACGCGCTGGCCATCACGCCCGAGCAGGTCGCGCGGGTGACCGCCCTGGTCGACGAGGGCTCCCTCAACGACAAGCTGGCCCGCCAGGTCATCGAGGGTGTCCTCAAGGGCGAGGGCACACCCGACGAGGTCGTCGAGAAGCGCGGTCTGAAGGTCGTCTCCGACGAGGGCGCCCTGACGGCCGCCGTCGACGAGGCCATCGCGGGCAACCCTGGCGTCGCGGACAAGATCCGCGCCGGCAAGGTGGCCGCCGCGGGCGCTCTCGTGGGCGCCGTCATGAAGGCCACGCGGGGTCAGGCCGACGCGGCCCGCGTCAAGGAACTGATCCTGGAGAAGCTCGGCGCCGAGGGCTAG
- the gatA gene encoding Asp-tRNA(Asn)/Glu-tRNA(Gln) amidotransferase subunit GatA produces the protein MTDSNVNIIRLTAAEIAAGIAAGELTAVEVTEAHLARIEAVDEKVHAFLHVDREGALAQARAVDEKRARGEKLGPLAGVPLALKDIFTTEGIPTTVGSKILEGWIPPYDATLTKRLKAADVVILGKTNMDEFAMGSSTENSAYGPTGNPWDLTRIPGGSGGGSSAALASFQAPLAIGTDTGGSIRQPAAVTGTVGVKPTYGAVSRYGMVAFSSSLDQGGPCARTVLDAALLHEVIAGHDPLDSTSIDAPVPAVVEAARNGSVAGMRVGVVKQFRGEGYQAGVVQRFDESVELLRELGAEIVELDCPSFDLALSAYYLIAPSECSSNLARFDGLRYGLRVGDDGTRSAEDVTALTREAGFGDEVKRRIMLGTYALSSGYYDAYYGSAQKVRTLITRDFEKAFEQVDVIVSPTTPTTAFPIGERADDPMAMYLADLCTIPTNLAGNAAMSLPCGLAPEDNLPVGLQIIAPALKDDRLYKVGAAVEAAFVERWGHPLIEEAPSL, from the coding sequence ATGACGGACAGCAACGTCAACATCATCAGGCTCACCGCCGCGGAGATCGCCGCCGGAATCGCCGCCGGTGAGCTCACGGCCGTCGAGGTCACCGAGGCCCACCTCGCGCGCATCGAGGCCGTCGACGAGAAGGTGCACGCCTTCCTGCACGTCGACCGGGAAGGGGCGCTCGCCCAGGCCCGCGCCGTCGACGAGAAGCGGGCGAGGGGCGAGAAGCTCGGCCCGCTCGCCGGTGTACCCCTGGCGCTCAAGGACATCTTCACCACCGAGGGCATTCCGACGACCGTCGGTTCGAAGATCCTCGAAGGCTGGATCCCGCCCTACGACGCGACGCTCACCAAGCGGCTCAAGGCCGCCGACGTCGTGATCCTCGGCAAGACCAACATGGACGAGTTCGCCATGGGGTCCAGCACCGAGAACAGCGCGTACGGGCCCACCGGCAACCCCTGGGACCTGACGAGGATCCCCGGCGGCTCCGGCGGCGGTTCGTCCGCCGCCCTCGCCTCCTTCCAGGCGCCCCTCGCCATCGGCACCGACACCGGCGGGTCCATTCGCCAGCCCGCCGCCGTCACCGGCACGGTCGGCGTGAAGCCGACGTACGGCGCGGTCTCGCGGTACGGCATGGTGGCGTTCTCGTCGTCCCTCGACCAGGGCGGCCCCTGCGCCCGTACGGTCCTGGACGCCGCGCTCCTCCACGAGGTCATCGCCGGCCACGACCCCCTCGACTCCACCTCCATCGACGCGCCCGTACCGGCCGTCGTCGAGGCCGCCCGCAACGGCAGCGTGGCGGGCATGCGCGTCGGCGTCGTGAAGCAGTTCCGCGGCGAGGGCTACCAGGCCGGTGTCGTGCAGCGCTTCGACGAGTCGGTCGAGCTCCTCAGGGAGCTGGGCGCCGAGATCGTCGAACTGGACTGCCCGTCCTTCGACCTGGCCCTGTCGGCGTACTACCTCATCGCCCCGTCCGAGTGCTCGAGCAACCTCGCCCGGTTCGACGGCCTGCGCTACGGCCTGCGCGTCGGCGACGACGGCACCCGCTCCGCCGAGGACGTCACCGCCCTCACCCGTGAGGCGGGCTTCGGCGACGAGGTCAAGCGCCGCATCATGCTCGGCACGTACGCCCTCAGCTCGGGCTACTACGACGCGTACTACGGCAGCGCCCAGAAGGTCCGTACGCTCATCACGCGTGACTTCGAGAAGGCGTTCGAGCAGGTCGACGTGATCGTCTCCCCGACGACGCCGACCACCGCCTTCCCGATCGGCGAGCGCGCCGACGACCCGATGGCGATGTACCTCGCGGACCTGTGCACCATCCCCACGAACCTCGCGGGCAACGCCGCGATGTCACTGCCCTGCGGCCTCGCGCCCGAGGACAACCTGCCCGTCGGCCTGCAGATCATCGCGCCGGCCCTGAAGGACGACCGCCTTTACAAGGTCGGTGCTGCTGTCGAGGCCGCGTTCGTGGAACGCTGGGGCCACCCGCTGATCGAGGAGGCTCCGTCGCTGTGA
- the gatC gene encoding Asp-tRNA(Asn)/Glu-tRNA(Gln) amidotransferase subunit GatC has product MPGITREEVAHLARLARLELKGEELDHFAGQLDDIIGAVARVSEVADQDVPPTSHPLPLTNVMRADEVRPSLTPEQALSSAPAQEQQRFKVPQILGED; this is encoded by the coding sequence ATGCCTGGCATCACGCGCGAGGAGGTCGCCCACCTCGCCCGGCTGGCGCGTCTGGAGCTGAAGGGCGAAGAGCTCGACCACTTCGCCGGCCAGCTCGACGACATCATCGGCGCGGTCGCCCGCGTCAGCGAGGTCGCCGACCAAGACGTACCGCCGACCTCCCACCCGCTGCCGCTGACGAACGTCATGCGCGCGGACGAGGTCCGTCCGTCGCTCACCCCCGAGCAGGCGCTCTCCAGCGCCCCGGCCCAGGAGCAGCAGCGTTTCAAGGTGCCGCAGATCCTGGGGGAGGACTAA